The following coding sequences are from one Candidatus Acidiferrales bacterium window:
- a CDS encoding ABC transporter permease, which produces MIALLHDIRHGLRGLRKSPGFTAVAVLTLALGIGANTAIFTVVDALLLKPLPFADSSQLVLVYQSIEQSRSVGGVFSYPRFTMLRAQQHSFSGLAAYTFDNFNLTGRGDPRQLTAARVTWNFFDVLGVRPELGRRFLAVEGQIGGNHVVMVTHKFWQSKLGGAKDVIGQTLELNSVPYTIVGVLPAEFRFPLLAADTSIWIPREFELNITTQEHIQRGTGYLSSVARLSPGLSLAQAQAEMNVIDAQYRRDNPTMPDADPRRAMMVAPLQSQIVADVRALLLVLMSAVGVVLLIACANVASLMLSRALKRRKEIAVRTALGASRWTIVRQLLTESVLLAMIGGVLGAFAGYAGTRALLAMSQNTVAQLSGGVAMNWSVLVFTLAISLASGVLFGLAPALQFSKTDLNMVLRDEGRSATGGRNMVSSQNALVVVQVALSMILLIGSGLLIRSFLRLMTVSPGFDPNHAVTMGINLPSSKYATPEQIVTFYNNLLREAQTLPGVAAVSISSALPLTPSRLTPMLPEGQTAVPMPQRPLVIIETISPDYAKVMRVPLVSGREFTPEDNEATPIVAIVNQAFVRRFWPSGNPIGRHILIGRNTAQTEVVGVFGDIRNNGIAAEAAPEVMLPFPSLPWTDLHLSVRSAGGDPMALIPEVQKGLQNIDSDQPITHAQTFGEMVADARAQSRFTVVLFGIFSAVALALAIVGIYGVISYAATQRTQEIGIRMALGADRKDIFRLVVGHGLKLAGVGILIGLVAPFTLTRLMSSLLYKVSPADPVTIAASAILFLAAAFFASYVPARRAARVDPMIALRYE; this is translated from the coding sequence ATGATCGCGTTGCTGCACGACATTCGCCACGGGCTGCGCGGCCTGCGCAAGTCGCCCGGTTTCACCGCCGTCGCCGTGCTGACGCTTGCGCTGGGCATCGGCGCGAACACGGCAATCTTTACCGTCGTCGATGCGCTGCTGCTGAAGCCTTTGCCATTTGCCGATTCTTCGCAGCTCGTCCTTGTTTATCAGAGCATTGAGCAGAGTCGCAGCGTCGGCGGCGTTTTTTCCTATCCGCGATTTACGATGCTGCGCGCCCAACAGCATTCTTTTTCCGGCCTCGCCGCCTACACATTCGACAATTTCAATCTGACCGGCCGCGGCGACCCGCGCCAGCTCACCGCCGCGCGCGTGACGTGGAATTTCTTCGATGTGCTCGGCGTGCGGCCGGAGCTTGGCCGGAGATTCCTCGCCGTTGAAGGCCAGATCGGCGGCAATCATGTGGTGATGGTCACACATAAATTCTGGCAGAGCAAATTGGGCGGCGCGAAAGACGTCATCGGCCAGACGCTGGAGCTGAATTCGGTGCCGTACACCATCGTGGGTGTGCTTCCCGCGGAGTTTCGTTTTCCGCTGCTCGCCGCGGATACTTCCATCTGGATTCCGCGCGAATTCGAATTGAACATCACGACGCAAGAGCACATTCAACGCGGCACGGGATATCTGTCTTCCGTGGCACGGCTCTCACCCGGACTCAGCCTCGCGCAGGCGCAGGCGGAAATGAATGTGATTGACGCGCAGTATCGCCGCGACAATCCTACAATGCCGGACGCCGACCCGCGGCGCGCGATGATGGTTGCGCCGCTGCAATCGCAAATTGTGGCCGATGTTCGCGCGCTGCTCTTGGTTCTGATGAGCGCGGTGGGAGTTGTGTTGCTGATCGCGTGCGCGAATGTGGCCAGCCTGATGCTTTCGCGCGCGCTGAAGCGCAGAAAAGAAATCGCCGTGCGCACAGCGCTGGGAGCGAGTCGCTGGACGATTGTGCGCCAATTATTAACGGAGAGCGTTCTGCTGGCTATGATTGGCGGCGTTTTAGGCGCGTTTGCCGGATACGCGGGCACGCGCGCGCTGCTGGCGATGAGCCAGAATACCGTTGCGCAATTGAGCGGTGGCGTGGCGATGAACTGGTCCGTGCTGGTCTTCACGCTGGCGATTTCGCTCGCGAGCGGCGTGCTGTTTGGACTCGCGCCGGCATTGCAGTTTTCGAAGACGGATTTAAATATGGTCCTCCGCGATGAAGGCCGCAGCGCAACCGGCGGACGCAACATGGTAAGTTCGCAGAATGCGCTCGTCGTCGTGCAAGTTGCGCTGTCGATGATTCTGCTGATTGGCTCAGGATTGCTGATTCGCAGCTTCCTCCGGTTAATGACCGTGTCTCCGGGATTCGATCCAAATCATGCGGTGACCATGGGGATCAATTTGCCATCATCGAAGTACGCGACGCCGGAGCAGATTGTAACGTTCTACAACAATCTGCTGCGCGAGGCGCAGACGCTTCCGGGAGTCGCCGCCGTATCGATTTCGTCTGCGCTGCCGCTGACTCCGTCGCGGCTGACGCCGATGCTGCCGGAGGGCCAGACCGCCGTCCCCATGCCGCAGCGGCCTTTGGTAATCATCGAAACGATTAGTCCCGATTACGCAAAAGTGATGCGCGTGCCGCTTGTGAGCGGCAGGGAATTCACGCCCGAGGACAATGAAGCCACGCCGATCGTCGCGATTGTGAATCAGGCGTTCGTGCGGCGCTTCTGGCCCAGCGGAAATCCCATTGGCAGGCACATTTTGATTGGCCGAAACACGGCGCAAACGGAAGTCGTCGGCGTTTTCGGCGACATTCGAAACAACGGCATCGCCGCCGAAGCCGCTCCGGAAGTGATGCTCCCATTCCCGAGCCTGCCGTGGACCGATTTGCATTTGAGCGTGCGCAGCGCGGGCGGCGATCCGATGGCGCTCATTCCCGAAGTACAAAAAGGCCTGCAAAATATTGACAGCGACCAGCCCATCACACACGCGCAAACTTTCGGCGAAATGGTCGCGGATGCGCGCGCGCAGTCGCGTTTCACAGTGGTGCTTTTCGGAATTTTTTCTGCCGTTGCGCTGGCGCTGGCGATTGTCGGAATTTACGGCGTGATTTCCTACGCGGCGACGCAGCGCACGCAGGAGATCGGCATTCGCATGGCACTCGGCGCGGATCGAAAAGACATTTTCCGCCTCGTCGTTGGCCACGGATTGAAGCTTGCGGGCGTGGGCATTCTGATTGGCCTCGTCGCGCCCTTCACGCTCACGCGCTTGATGTCGAGCCTGCTCTACAAAGTCAGCCCCGCCGATCCCGTGACCATCGCCGCGAGCGCGATCCTGTTTCTCGCCGCCGCGTTTTTCGCCAGCTACGTTCCCGCGCGCCGCGCCGCGAGAGTGGACCCGATGATTGCTCTGCGCTACGAGTAA
- a CDS encoding ATP-binding protein, with protein sequence MANSFADILVPEDMPPAHTAKKPRPRAASFLRGGASGAHWDTRWLASARDQIYNFASGFRLRTKFLLSLILVTSGLTCATLLVVGHEAGVQINRQIREESANAILTFQVMEHQNEIALEHKADLLATLALMRDDDPTTIQDASEDPWQSEDCNLFLLADPQGKVIALHTTLGNFTAGAAEPLLRRSLARHKTSAWWFSGTSLYQVVLRPVDGANGSSNRHIGTVVVGREIDFVAANELHRISSSQVVFLRGSDPIVSTLSPFDERDLAQHLGDAALPQQVLVGNHRYVAASLDLSPAGAGSGPAIRLMVLKSYDEGVAFLGRLNRLLLGLLVIAVLAGAALVFLISDMFMRPLASLVGGVHALEEGNFDYPLGAQGNDEVAQVTRAFDRMRRTLLKNQTQREELEQRLRQSQRMEAMGRLAGGVAHDFNNLLTVIKGHSDILLEKISPNDPLHSSSQQIARTADRAASLTRQLLIFSRKQVLRPNVLDLNAVIADMDKLLRRLIREDIEMTFRPGGALASIKADPSQIEQMIMNLVVNARDAMPRGGKLLLETCNITVGEELARCRAPLEPGSYVLFTVSDTGCGISAETQAHIFEPFFTTKDEGQGTGLGLATVYGVVKQSGGFIWLDSEPGRGAHFEIYLPASAAPADVVYTKPQTTPACVRSECILIAEDEDTVRDMTAEFLAAAGYRVFAARDGKQALEIAAKLGKELNVLLTDMVLPQIRGLDLAQQVLALHPCVKIIYASGYIECQKDAAELVNSGAFLSKPFTRTELLKIVETVLQGAPAKNRESDRVAVTVL encoded by the coding sequence ATGGCAAATTCATTTGCGGACATTCTCGTGCCCGAAGACATGCCTCCGGCTCATACTGCGAAAAAGCCCCGGCCCCGCGCCGCGTCGTTTCTGCGTGGCGGCGCTTCAGGGGCGCATTGGGATACGCGCTGGCTCGCTTCCGCGCGCGACCAAATTTATAATTTCGCTTCCGGCTTTCGCCTGCGCACCAAATTCCTTCTGTCGCTCATTCTCGTCACTTCGGGGCTGACCTGCGCAACACTTTTGGTCGTCGGCCACGAAGCCGGAGTTCAGATCAATCGCCAAATCCGTGAGGAATCGGCGAACGCGATTCTCACGTTCCAGGTGATGGAGCATCAGAACGAAATCGCGCTCGAGCACAAGGCCGATCTGCTCGCCACGCTGGCGCTGATGCGCGACGACGATCCCACAACCATTCAGGATGCGAGCGAGGACCCCTGGCAATCCGAGGATTGCAATCTTTTTCTGCTCGCCGATCCGCAGGGCAAAGTGATCGCTCTGCACACCACGCTCGGCAACTTCACCGCCGGCGCGGCCGAACCACTGTTGCGCCGCTCGCTTGCGCGCCATAAAACCTCCGCGTGGTGGTTCAGCGGCACGTCGCTCTATCAAGTAGTTCTGCGGCCCGTGGACGGCGCGAACGGAAGCTCCAACCGGCACATCGGCACGGTCGTCGTTGGGCGGGAAATCGATTTTGTGGCGGCCAATGAACTGCATCGCATTTCTTCGAGCCAAGTCGTATTCCTTCGCGGCTCGGACCCCATTGTCAGCACGCTTTCGCCCTTCGATGAGCGCGACCTCGCGCAGCATCTCGGCGATGCGGCCTTGCCGCAGCAAGTGCTCGTCGGCAATCATCGCTACGTCGCCGCGTCGCTCGATTTGTCGCCGGCCGGCGCGGGCTCCGGCCCGGCAATTCGACTCATGGTGCTGAAGTCATACGACGAGGGCGTGGCCTTTCTTGGCCGGCTGAATCGTCTTCTTCTCGGATTGCTGGTCATCGCTGTGCTGGCGGGCGCGGCGCTCGTCTTCCTTATTTCCGATATGTTCATGCGCCCGCTTGCGTCGCTGGTAGGCGGTGTTCACGCGCTGGAAGAGGGCAATTTCGACTATCCACTTGGCGCGCAGGGCAATGACGAAGTCGCCCAAGTGACGCGCGCGTTCGACCGCATGCGCCGCACGCTGCTGAAAAATCAAACGCAGCGCGAAGAGCTCGAGCAGCGCTTGCGCCAATCGCAGCGCATGGAAGCGATGGGACGCCTCGCCGGAGGCGTGGCGCACGATTTCAATAATTTGCTCACCGTGATCAAGGGCCACAGCGACATTCTGCTCGAAAAAATCAGTCCCAATGATCCTCTGCACTCCAGCAGCCAGCAAATCGCACGCACCGCCGACCGCGCCGCTTCGCTCACGCGCCAATTGCTGATTTTTTCGCGCAAACAGGTGCTGCGTCCCAATGTTCTCGACCTCAACGCTGTGATTGCGGACATGGATAAGCTGCTCCGCCGCCTGATTCGCGAAGATATCGAAATGACTTTCCGCCCCGGCGGCGCTCTCGCGTCCATCAAGGCCGATCCTTCGCAGATCGAGCAGATGATCATGAATCTCGTCGTCAACGCGCGGGACGCCATGCCCCGCGGCGGCAAGCTCCTGCTCGAAACCTGCAACATCACCGTAGGCGAAGAACTCGCGCGCTGCCGTGCGCCGCTCGAGCCCGGCTCCTACGTCCTTTTCACCGTCAGCGACACCGGCTGCGGCATCAGCGCGGAAACGCAGGCGCACATCTTCGAGCCATTTTTCACCACGAAAGATGAAGGGCAAGGAACGGGCCTCGGCCTCGCAACCGTTTATGGCGTTGTCAAGCAAAGCGGTGGTTTTATATGGCTCGATTCCGAACCGGGCAGAGGCGCGCACTTCGAAATTTACTTGCCCGCAAGCGCCGCGCCCGCCGACGTGGTTTATACCAAGCCCCAAACCACGCCCGCGTGCGTGCGATCCGAATGCATTTTGATCGCCGAAGATGAAGACACCGTCCGCGATATGACTGCGGAATTCCTCGCCGCTGCGGGCTATCGCGTCTTTGCCGCGCGGGATGGAAAGCAAGCACTCGAAATCGCCGCGAAACTCGGCAAAGAACTAAATGTGCTGCTCACGGATATGGTCCTGCCGCAGATTCGTGGGCTTGATCTGGCGCAACAGGTTCTGGCGCTGCATCCGTGCGTAAAAATTATTTATGCCTCCGGCTACATCGAATGTCAGAAGGACGCTGCGGAACTCGTCAATTCTGGCGCGTTCCTCTCCAAACCATTCACGCGTACGGAGCTACTGAAGATTGTCGAGACCGTCCTGCAAGGCGCTCCCGCGAAAAATCGCGAAAGCGATCGCGTCGCCGTAACGGTTCTCTAA
- a CDS encoding FkbM family methyltransferase, with protein MRFLRLFADAALFGQSPLANPLQKVAQKILRGPRKVSFRMRGGLADGMLFSCLSSHRYFFVREEYESDLISPLKRFVSPGSVVADVGAHFGYWALGLARICGSSGMVFAFEPSPENRNWLLENLQINSISNVYIIPLAVSDTQGIATISDDGSMCKLSSGAIEVETTTMDKFCETNPIPDFMLIDVEGFAGNVLRGSAASFREKFIPVICEIHHNQEWDEFRSFMEGQSAQIQILGSRSRLPFRALAHRSR; from the coding sequence ATGCGATTCCTGAGATTATTTGCCGACGCGGCTCTGTTCGGCCAATCACCCCTAGCCAATCCGCTCCAAAAGGTTGCACAAAAGATCCTTCGTGGTCCGCGTAAAGTCTCATTTCGCATGCGAGGAGGGCTTGCTGACGGTATGCTTTTTTCGTGCCTCTCGTCGCATAGGTATTTCTTTGTTAGGGAAGAATACGAAAGCGACCTGATTTCTCCCTTGAAGAGATTTGTGAGCCCCGGGTCAGTCGTAGCCGACGTAGGTGCACATTTCGGATACTGGGCCCTTGGGCTTGCCCGAATATGCGGTTCAAGTGGAATGGTTTTCGCGTTTGAGCCGTCTCCGGAGAATCGAAATTGGCTTCTAGAAAATCTGCAAATCAATTCTATATCGAATGTGTATATTATTCCTTTAGCAGTTTCGGATACGCAGGGAATAGCGACGATTTCGGACGACGGCAGTATGTGCAAACTAAGCTCTGGTGCGATTGAAGTTGAAACCACGACGATGGATAAGTTTTGCGAAACGAACCCCATTCCCGATTTTATGCTTATTGATGTGGAGGGGTTCGCTGGGAATGTTTTGCGGGGTTCTGCAGCGAGCTTCCGAGAGAAGTTTATCCCGGTAATTTGTGAAATTCACCACAATCAGGAGTGGGATGAATTCCGCAGCTTCATGGAAGGACAGAGCGCACAAATCCAGATACTTGGAAGTCGTTCAAGGTTACCATTCAGAGCGCTGGCTCACCGCAGTCGATAA
- a CDS encoding DinB family protein gives MNTAIGRPEAGEAAAYYFGYINQVEGDDALAEIEAQLDPALKFFSGISAEKSLHRYAPEKWSIRETLNHISDVERVFTMRALWFARGLTTPMPSFDQNVGVTGAMADSFAWPAHIEEFHRVRMATTSFYRNLPVEAWSRRGIASGNPFSVRATAYVIAGHLTHHIKIVRERYL, from the coding sequence ATGAACACCGCGATAGGACGTCCTGAAGCCGGCGAAGCTGCTGCTTATTATTTCGGCTACATCAACCAGGTTGAAGGCGATGACGCTCTCGCCGAAATCGAAGCGCAGCTCGACCCGGCGCTGAAATTCTTCTCCGGCATTTCCGCGGAAAAATCGCTGCATCGCTACGCGCCCGAAAAATGGAGCATTCGCGAGACGCTCAATCATATCTCCGACGTCGAGCGCGTTTTCACCATGCGCGCTTTGTGGTTTGCGCGCGGCCTCACGACGCCCATGCCCAGCTTCGACCAGAACGTCGGCGTCACAGGAGCAATGGCGGATTCCTTCGCCTGGCCCGCGCACATCGAGGAGTTCCATCGCGTGCGCATGGCGACGACTTCGTTTTACCGCAATCTTCCTGTGGAGGCGTGGTCGCGCCGCGGCATCGCCAGCGGCAATCCCTTCTCTGTGCGCGCCACGGCGTACGTCATCGCCGGACATCTCACGCACCACATCAAAATCGTCCGCGAGCGTTATTTGTAG
- a CDS encoding serine hydrolase domain-containing protein — protein MHNPLPVERDFEVKKRRARFFFLFVALAMIPILVHGAAQKSAAKKQAAAKSGAAATGAVTLPPALPPPQLTQEDLTAFFDGLVPLQIARDDIAGMVVAVVKDGKVIFAKGYGYADLKNKKPVSAEDTLFRVGSISKLFTWTAVMQLVQQGKINLDADVNRYLDFTVLEPFGKPITMRDLMTHTPGFEETIQDLIQLDGPNANLLTTRQFLVMHPPKEIFPPGTTGAYSNYGANLAGYIVQRVSGENFDDYVEQHIFAPLGMTHASFRQPLPANLAPLMSDGYQLASGGKKPFELVNTPPAGALSVSAMDITHFMIAHLQDGTYNGASILSPETVKLMHTRQYAPDPQVNGFCLGFYEDSRNGHRVIGHGGDTLYFHSDLKLILDADTGIFVSYNSAGRGDVEPRGPLYEEFMDRYFPYTPPAVKALPTAAADARAVSGAYIASRRSQTNIFYLFSLLGESNVGPGKDGALILGGSKGIDGQPVQYIETAPMVWEDRSDPQNKIVFKHADDGRYEIAMEFPAEILQQVPGYESKNFITLCLVFFFVVFSLTLLLWPIAALVRCHYGRKVQDGDRQRRARAWARVVCALNLLFWCAFLGTIVYGSSHLEVLSHRANPWFRTIQIFGWLGVFGTLLAIWNFFVSVGTAGRWWWARLHDTLILLACFVSVWLIWFAHLLRFNLNY, from the coding sequence ATGCACAATCCTTTGCCGGTCGAACGGGATTTCGAAGTGAAAAAACGGCGCGCGCGTTTTTTCTTTCTGTTCGTTGCGCTGGCGATGATTCCGATCCTCGTCCACGGCGCGGCGCAGAAATCCGCAGCGAAAAAACAAGCTGCCGCCAAATCAGGCGCAGCGGCAACCGGCGCCGTAACGCTTCCGCCCGCGCTTCCTCCCCCGCAATTGACGCAGGAAGACCTGACCGCTTTTTTCGACGGCCTTGTCCCGCTGCAAATCGCGCGCGACGACATCGCCGGCATGGTCGTCGCCGTAGTAAAAGACGGGAAAGTGATTTTTGCCAAGGGCTATGGCTACGCGGATCTGAAAAATAAAAAGCCCGTGTCCGCCGAAGACACGCTTTTCCGCGTCGGCTCGATTTCCAAGCTTTTCACATGGACCGCTGTGATGCAGCTCGTGCAGCAAGGAAAAATCAATCTCGATGCGGACGTCAATCGCTATCTCGACTTCACTGTTCTCGAGCCTTTCGGCAAGCCCATCACCATGCGCGATCTGATGACGCACACGCCGGGCTTCGAAGAAACGATTCAGGACCTGATTCAGCTCGACGGACCCAATGCGAATCTCCTGACCACGCGCCAATTCCTCGTGATGCATCCGCCGAAGGAGATTTTTCCGCCCGGAACGACAGGCGCGTATTCGAACTATGGCGCGAATCTCGCGGGTTACATCGTGCAGCGCGTCTCCGGGGAGAATTTCGACGACTACGTCGAGCAGCACATCTTCGCGCCGCTGGGGATGACGCACGCATCGTTTCGCCAGCCGCTGCCCGCAAATCTCGCGCCGCTGATGTCCGATGGCTATCAGCTCGCTTCCGGCGGCAAGAAGCCTTTTGAACTGGTCAACACGCCGCCCGCCGGCGCTCTCTCCGTTTCCGCGATGGATATCACGCATTTCATGATCGCGCATTTGCAAGACGGCACGTACAACGGCGCTTCCATTCTCAGCCCCGAAACCGTAAAGCTTATGCACACGCGCCAGTATGCGCCCGACCCGCAGGTCAACGGCTTCTGCCTCGGCTTCTACGAGGATTCGCGCAACGGCCACCGCGTCATCGGCCATGGCGGCGATACGCTTTATTTCCACAGCGATTTGAAGCTGATTCTCGACGCCGATACGGGAATCTTCGTCTCCTACAACAGCGCCGGGCGCGGCGACGTCGAGCCGCGCGGCCCGCTCTATGAAGAATTCATGGACCGCTATTTCCCGTATACGCCGCCCGCGGTGAAGGCCCTTCCAACCGCTGCAGCGGACGCGCGCGCGGTCAGCGGCGCATACATTGCCAGCCGCCGCAGCCAGACCAATATTTTTTATCTTTTCTCTTTGCTCGGCGAATCCAACGTCGGTCCGGGCAAAGACGGCGCGCTTATTCTCGGCGGCTCAAAGGGCATCGACGGCCAGCCGGTTCAGTACATCGAGACTGCGCCGATGGTTTGGGAAGATCGCTCCGACCCGCAGAACAAGATCGTTTTCAAACACGCCGACGACGGCCGCTATGAAATCGCCATGGAGTTTCCCGCGGAAATATTGCAGCAAGTTCCCGGCTACGAGTCCAAAAATTTCATCACGCTCTGCCTCGTGTTTTTCTTTGTTGTTTTTTCGCTGACGCTGCTTCTGTGGCCCATCGCTGCCCTGGTGCGCTGCCATTACGGACGCAAGGTACAGGACGGCGATCGCCAGCGCCGCGCGCGTGCCTGGGCGCGCGTCGTTTGCGCTTTGAATTTGCTTTTCTGGTGCGCATTCCTCGGCACCATTGTTTACGGCAGTTCGCACCTCGAGGTGCTCAGCCATCGCGCCAATCCGTGGTTTCGCACAATTCAGATCTTCGGCTGGCTGGGCGTCTTTGGGACGCTGCTGGCGATTTGGAATTTCTTTGTATCCGTTGGCACGGCGGGCCGCTGGTGGTGGGCAAGGCTGCACGACACGCTCATCCTGCTGGCGTGCTTCGTGAGTGTGTGGCTGATCTGGTTCGCGCATTTGCTGCGCTTCAACCTGAATTACTAG